From a single Meles meles chromosome Y, mMelMel3.1 paternal haplotype, whole genome shotgun sequence genomic region:
- the LOC123935835 gene encoding thymosin beta-4, which produces MSDKPDMAEIEKFDKSKLKKTETQEKNPLPSKETIEQEKQAGES; this is translated from the exons ATGTCTGACAAACCCGATATGGCTGAGATTGAGAAATTCGATAAGtcgaaattgaagaagacagaaacacaagagaaaaatccACTGCCTTCAAAAGAAa CGATTGAACAGGAGAAGCAAGCAGGCGAATCGTAA